Proteins from a single region of Chlorocebus sabaeus isolate Y175 chromosome 25, mChlSab1.0.hap1, whole genome shotgun sequence:
- the LOC103230958 gene encoding olfactory receptor 2L13-like, producing the protein MEKWNHTSNDFILLGLLPPNQTGIFLLCLIILIFFLALVGNSAMIHLIQVDPRLHTPMYFLLSQLSLMDLMYISTTVPKMAYNFLSGQKGISFLGCGVQSFFFLTMAGSEGLLLTSMAYDRYVAICHPLHYPIRMSKMMCVKTIIGSWTLGSITSLAHTVSTLHIPYCRTRAIDHFFCDVPAMLLIACTDTWVYEYMVFVSTSLYLLFPFIGITASYGRVLFAVYHMRSKEGRKKALSTISTHLTVVIFYYAPFVYTYLRPRNLRSPAEDKILAVFYTILTPMLNPIIYSLRNKEVLGAMTRVFGIFSFLKE; encoded by the coding sequence ATGGAGAAATGGAATCACACTtcaaatgatttcattttgttgGGTCTGCTTCCCCCAAATCAAACTGGCATATTCCTCTTGTGCCTTATCATCCTCATATTCTTTCTGGCCTTGGTGGGTAACTCGGCCATGATTCACCTCATCCAGGTGGATCCTCGTCTCCACACACCCATGTACTTTCTTCTCAGCCAGCTCTCCCTCATGGACCTGATGTACATCTCCACCACCGTCCCCAAGATGGCGTACAACTTCCTCTCTGGCCAGAAAGGCATCTCCTTCCTGGGATGTGGTGTGCAAAGCTTCTTCTTCCTCACCATGGCAGGTTCTGAAGGCTTACTACTGACCTCCATGGCCTATGACCGTTATGTGGCCATCTGCCACCCTCTCCATTATCCCATCCGCATGAGTAAAATGATGTGTGTAAAGACGATCATAGGCTCTTGGACCCTGGGGTCCATCACCTCTTTGGCACACACAGTCTCTACCCTCCATATTCCCTACTGCAGGACTAGGGCCATTGACCATTTCTTCTGCGATGTCCCAGCCATGTTGCTTATTGCCTGTACAGATACTTGGGTCTATGAATATATGGTTTTTGTAAGTACAAGCCTCTATCTGCTCTTTCCTTTCATTGGCATCACTGCTTCTTACGGCCGAGTCCTATTTGCTGTCTATCATATGCGCtcaaaggagggaagaaaaaaggccTTAAGTACCATTTCGACACATTTAACTGTTGTGATCTTTTACTATGCACCTTTTGTCTACACCTATCTTCGGCCAAGGAATCTCCGCTCACCAGCTGAAGACAAGATCCTGGCAGTTTTCTACACCATCCTTACCCCC